One window of the Chryseotalea sp. WA131a genome contains the following:
- a CDS encoding PIN domain-containing protein, whose amino-acid sequence MIDSELIFLDTAPIIYIVENNPNYYSRTSSYFTKMIQNNANFVTSVISIAEFGVKPKRIKKLELIEEMEEMLKVFEIQTKEITRSIAELSSTIRANYPFLQNFDALQLATAVEFNCTVFLTNDKKLKNIKDLNVQLLEDLSNDY is encoded by the coding sequence ATGATAGATTCTGAATTAATTTTTCTCGACACCGCTCCGATTATTTACATTGTCGAGAATAATCCGAACTACTACTCAAGAACTTCATCCTATTTTACGAAAATGATTCAGAATAACGCAAACTTTGTTACCAGCGTGATTTCAATTGCTGAATTTGGAGTAAAACCTAAGCGGATAAAAAAACTTGAGCTGATAGAGGAAATGGAGGAAATGCTAAAAGTCTTTGAGATACAAACTAAGGAGATCACCCGTTCAATAGCCGAACTCTCATCAACCATAAGAGCTAACTATCCTTTTTTACAAAATTTTGATGCACTTCAACTTGCGACAGCAGTTGAATTCAACTGCACTGTATTTCTTACCAATGACAAAAAACTCAAAAACATTAAGGATTTAAACGTTCAACTTTTAGAAGATTTATCTAACGATTACTAA
- a CDS encoding DUF4290 domain-containing protein, with translation MIAEYNTQREGIILKEYGRNVQKLVNYIRTIPDKEKRTKMATTLIELIKQLAPVVKEAHENPQRMWDDLYIIADFNLDIDNPFTTPDRTILFKKPRKMEYPQSDVRFKHYGKNVERLVKEAIKKEDPQEREEATIYLGKLMKTFYSNWNKETLDDSVIVKDLQIMSQGKLQLNLDKVREDNLFEKLYRDRKGPRPGPNGDARENGTRDRNHRNQRFNKNRRNNPHRRRDS, from the coding sequence ATGATAGCAGAATACAACACCCAACGTGAAGGCATTATTCTAAAAGAGTACGGCCGCAACGTACAAAAACTCGTCAACTACATCCGCACCATTCCCGATAAGGAGAAGCGCACAAAAATGGCCACCACCTTGATCGAACTGATCAAACAATTGGCGCCCGTGGTAAAAGAAGCCCACGAAAACCCACAACGTATGTGGGACGACCTCTACATCATTGCTGACTTCAACTTAGACATCGATAATCCGTTTACCACACCCGATCGAACCATTCTGTTCAAGAAGCCTCGTAAGATGGAGTATCCACAGAGCGATGTTCGGTTTAAGCATTATGGCAAAAACGTAGAGCGTTTGGTGAAAGAAGCGATTAAAAAAGAAGACCCTCAAGAGCGCGAAGAAGCCACGATCTATTTGGGTAAGTTGATGAAGACTTTTTACAGTAACTGGAACAAAGAAACGCTCGATGATTCGGTGATTGTAAAAGATTTGCAAATCATGTCGCAAGGAAAATTGCAATTGAACTTGGACAAAGTACGTGAAGACAATTTATTTGAGAAATTATACCGCGATCGCAAAGGCCCACGTCCCGGCCCCAATGGCGATGCCCGCGAAAATGGCACACGCGATCGCAACCATCGCAATCAGCGATTCAACAAAAACAGACGCAACAATCCCCACCGCAGAAGAGATTCATGA
- the murA gene encoding UDP-N-acetylglucosamine 1-carboxyvinyltransferase: MSSFKIKGGIKLKGEIIPQGAKNEALQVICTPLLTAEPVTIHNIPTIVDVNKLIELVGDLGCKVENLGKGSYRFTAANINTDFLKTDTYRKKAAALRGSVMLLGPILARFGEANIPKPGGDKIGRRRLDTHFIGFQNLGAKFNYNPDENLYNIDASHLQGCYMLLDEASVTGTANIVMAAVLAKGTTTIYNAACEPYLQQLCSMLNRMGAKISGIGSNLLTIEGVEKLGGTEHTILPDMIEIGSFIGLAAMTQSEITIKNCRIDMLGIIPEIFRRLGIKMEFRGDDIYIPAQERYEIETFIDGSILTIADAPWPGFTPDLLSIVLVVATQAKGNVLIHQKMFESRLFFVDKLIDMGAQIILCDPHRASIMGLDRKQSLRGIKMSSPDIRAGVALLIAALSASGESEISNVEQIDRGYQDIEGRLKKLGAQIERVS; encoded by the coding sequence ATGAGCTCGTTTAAAATCAAAGGCGGAATAAAATTAAAAGGAGAGATTATCCCGCAAGGTGCCAAAAACGAAGCCCTTCAAGTTATTTGCACGCCCCTACTCACGGCAGAGCCCGTTACTATTCATAATATTCCAACTATTGTTGATGTCAACAAACTGATTGAATTGGTGGGTGACTTGGGTTGTAAAGTAGAAAACCTAGGAAAGGGTTCGTATCGCTTTACAGCCGCTAACATCAATACCGATTTTCTAAAAACAGACACGTACAGAAAAAAAGCAGCGGCCCTGCGCGGCTCAGTTATGCTGCTCGGCCCCATTTTAGCAAGGTTTGGCGAAGCTAACATTCCAAAACCGGGTGGCGACAAAATCGGAAGAAGGAGATTAGACACGCACTTCATCGGCTTTCAAAATTTGGGCGCAAAATTCAATTACAATCCTGACGAAAATCTATACAACATCGATGCCTCGCACTTGCAAGGCTGCTACATGTTGCTGGATGAAGCTTCTGTAACCGGTACAGCCAACATTGTGATGGCTGCTGTATTGGCGAAAGGGACAACCACCATCTACAATGCTGCATGCGAACCCTATTTGCAACAGCTCTGCTCCATGCTCAACCGCATGGGTGCAAAAATAAGTGGCATCGGCTCAAACTTATTGACGATTGAAGGGGTAGAAAAATTAGGCGGAACAGAGCATACTATATTGCCCGACATGATTGAGATTGGCAGCTTCATTGGCCTCGCTGCCATGACGCAGTCGGAAATCACTATCAAAAATTGCCGAATTGATATGCTGGGGATCATTCCAGAAATATTCAGACGACTTGGAATTAAAATGGAATTCCGTGGGGATGATATTTACATACCCGCACAAGAGCGATACGAGATTGAAACATTTATTGATGGATCTATCCTTACCATCGCAGATGCTCCGTGGCCAGGTTTTACTCCCGATTTATTAAGTATTGTATTGGTGGTAGCAACACAAGCCAAAGGCAATGTGCTCATTCATCAAAAAATGTTTGAGAGCCGTTTGTTTTTTGTTGATAAGCTGATCGACATGGGTGCTCAAATTATATTGTGCGACCCACACCGCGCCAGCATCATGGGTTTAGATCGGAAGCAATCTTTACGCGGAATTAAAATGTCGTCACCTGATATTCGTGCGGGTGTTGCCTTGTTGATTGCTGCGTTATCTGCGTCAGGCGAAAGTGAAATTTCAAATGTAGAGCAAATTGACAGAGGGTATCAGGATATTGAAGGACGGTTGAAAAAATTAGGGGCGCAAATAGAGCGAGTTAGCTAG
- a CDS encoding NIPSNAP family protein, with the protein MKTNLIFLFFVSLFASRLAEAQHKVNTPYYEMRVCWAAEGKLPDLLKAYQENIVKLLEKHHIKSVGYWVPADNKESKLVCLFSYPNVEARETAWKNMGKDPAWKKTKLALEPSGLVTKIESSFFLETDYSPANFSSQVGRVFELRIYTTTHYNLGLLNARFRNHTLALFSKYGMTNLLYMTPVGKDNNLTYFLSHASAEAAKASFTAFVADEGWKKAKDASELLANGPITSDIKSEFLVPTDFSPWR; encoded by the coding sequence ATGAAAACGAACTTGATCTTTTTATTCTTTGTATCTCTATTCGCATCTCGACTTGCGGAAGCACAGCATAAAGTAAACACGCCCTATTATGAAATGCGCGTTTGCTGGGCGGCCGAGGGCAAGTTGCCAGATTTGTTAAAGGCCTACCAGGAAAATATTGTGAAACTTTTAGAAAAGCACCACATCAAAAGTGTGGGCTATTGGGTGCCAGCAGATAACAAAGAGAGCAAGTTGGTTTGCTTGTTTTCTTACCCGAATGTAGAGGCACGAGAAACCGCCTGGAAGAACATGGGAAAAGATCCTGCATGGAAGAAAACGAAACTGGCGTTGGAGCCAAGTGGGTTGGTAACCAAAATAGAATCTTCATTTTTTCTAGAGACGGATTATTCGCCCGCGAATTTTAGCAGCCAAGTTGGCCGCGTGTTCGAGTTAAGGATATACACCACCACGCACTACAACCTCGGCTTGTTGAATGCGCGCTTTCGCAATCACACGTTGGCATTGTTTTCAAAATATGGCATGACCAACCTGTTGTATATGACGCCCGTTGGCAAAGACAACAACCTGACTTACTTTTTAAGCCATGCTTCCGCGGAAGCGGCCAAAGCATCGTTTACCGCTTTTGTGGCCGATGAAGGTTGGAAGAAAGCGAAGGATGCATCAGAACTATTGGCCAACGGCCCAATCACATCCGACATCAAATCGGAGTTTTTGGTGCCAACAGATTTTTCACCTTGGAGGTAG
- a CDS encoding helix-turn-helix transcriptional regulator, translating to MRLKHFNVDLGAQIFLAGSDTSRLRILNLIINNGEMCITDLERILEFTQTKTSRHLLYLKNSGILTARKINQWAFYQIKDEVFDIVKQLLQWVSRDPIMQQDQQIFKNMYSNRELSLNKLNIKPLSIS from the coding sequence ATGAGGCTCAAACATTTCAATGTTGATTTAGGCGCACAGATTTTTTTGGCTGGCTCTGATACTTCGCGCTTGCGCATCCTCAACTTGATTATCAACAATGGTGAAATGTGCATCACCGACTTAGAACGAATTTTGGAGTTTACCCAAACCAAAACAAGTCGTCATCTACTCTACTTGAAAAATTCGGGCATCCTCACCGCGCGTAAAATCAACCAGTGGGCGTTTTACCAAATCAAAGACGAGGTGTTTGATATTGTAAAGCAACTCTTGCAATGGGTGAGTCGTGACCCCATTATGCAGCAAGACCAACAGATTTTTAAAAACATGTACAGCAACCGAGAGCTTTCCCTCAACAAATTAAATATCAAACCGCTTAGTATCTCGTAA
- a CDS encoding YjjG family noncanonical pyrimidine nucleotidase yields MPNKYKAIFFDLDHTLWDFETNSAEALRELHHAYELRHKGVSIEDFLITFKRINTELWHLYDTGQIPQETIRTQRFHRILLEHNVDEYEMSLQFSKDYVSVSPKKKNLLPHAKEILEYLHPHYPMHIITNGFSEIQAIKMTSSGILHYFTSVVTSEKAGHKKPAKEIFEFALTENGLQPHEVVMIGDNLITDIGGAKNAGLDTVFYNPLKIKHEATVDFEIEGLIELRNIL; encoded by the coding sequence ATGCCCAACAAATACAAAGCCATCTTCTTCGATCTCGATCACACACTTTGGGATTTTGAAACCAATTCGGCTGAGGCTTTGCGAGAATTGCACCACGCGTATGAGCTTCGTCACAAAGGAGTTTCAATTGAAGATTTTTTGATCACTTTTAAGCGCATCAACACCGAGTTGTGGCATTTGTACGATACTGGTCAGATTCCGCAAGAGACCATTCGCACGCAGCGCTTCCACCGAATTTTGTTGGAACATAATGTGGATGAATATGAAATGTCGTTACAATTTTCAAAAGACTATGTGAGCGTATCGCCTAAAAAGAAGAACCTATTGCCACATGCCAAAGAGATTTTGGAATATCTTCATCCCCATTATCCAATGCATATCATTACAAATGGTTTCAGCGAGATACAGGCAATTAAAATGACAAGCTCGGGCATCCTGCATTATTTCACCAGCGTGGTTACTTCCGAAAAGGCCGGACATAAGAAGCCTGCAAAAGAAATCTTTGAATTTGCCTTAACAGAAAACGGTTTGCAGCCGCACGAGGTAGTCATGATTGGCGATAATTTGATAACGGATATCGGTGGTGCCAAAAATGCGGGATTAGATACAGTGTTTTATAATCCCCTCAAAATCAAACACGAAGCTACTGTTGATTTTGAAATTGAAGGACTGATTGAGCTAAGGAATATATTATAA
- the pruA gene encoding L-glutamate gamma-semialdehyde dehydrogenase, translated as MSTGFFNLPIPKNEPVLSYAPGTKERAALKKALADARAQVLDIPMYIGTSEVRNGNKKPLTPPHDHQHVLGYYYEGDKQHVAQAIDAAMAAKELWANLSWENRASIFLKAADLLAGPYRYIMNAATMLGQSKNAFQAEIDSACELIDFLRYNVHFMGEIYRDQPESSPGVWNRLEYRPLEGFVFALTPFNFTAIAGNLPTSAALMGNTVVWKPANSQIYAANVIMQILKEAGLPDGVINLIYVTGPDAGDVIFSHKDFGGIHFTGSTGVFQNIWKTIGQNIHLYKSYPRIVGETGGKDFIMVHKSADAKQVATAIARGAFEYQGQKCSAASRCYIPSNLWEDVKKYLLADLASMKMGGTEDFGNFINAVIDEKAFNSITGYIEKARQNPMNEIISGGKYDKSKGYFIEPTVVLTKDASSLTMCEEIFGPVVTIYVYHEENFEQTLELVDRTSPYALTGSILAKDRYAVEMATKKLVNSAGNFYINDKPTGAVVGQQPFGGARGSGTNDKAGAKVNLLRWVSMRTIKETFVTPTDYKYPFLEKE; from the coding sequence ATGTCTACTGGATTTTTCAACTTGCCCATTCCAAAAAACGAACCTGTATTATCGTATGCACCCGGCACCAAAGAACGAGCTGCATTAAAAAAAGCCCTGGCCGATGCGCGCGCCCAAGTGCTGGACATACCGATGTACATTGGCACTAGCGAAGTAAGAAATGGGAATAAAAAACCGCTGACTCCCCCACACGATCATCAACACGTTTTGGGTTACTATTACGAAGGCGACAAGCAGCATGTGGCACAAGCGATTGATGCTGCCATGGCCGCCAAAGAACTGTGGGCGAACCTGAGTTGGGAAAACCGGGCCAGCATTTTTTTGAAAGCCGCTGATTTGCTGGCAGGGCCATACCGTTACATCATGAATGCCGCCACCATGTTGGGGCAATCGAAAAATGCTTTCCAAGCAGAGATTGATTCAGCATGCGAGCTCATCGATTTCTTGCGCTACAATGTTCACTTCATGGGCGAAATCTACCGTGATCAACCTGAATCATCTCCGGGTGTGTGGAACCGGTTGGAGTACCGACCGCTGGAAGGATTTGTATTTGCATTGACACCTTTCAACTTTACGGCCATTGCTGGAAATCTTCCTACCAGTGCCGCGCTGATGGGCAATACGGTAGTTTGGAAACCCGCCAACTCTCAGATTTATGCTGCCAACGTGATCATGCAAATTTTAAAAGAAGCAGGATTGCCAGATGGTGTGATCAATTTGATTTATGTAACGGGCCCTGATGCTGGCGATGTGATTTTCTCGCACAAAGATTTTGGTGGCATTCACTTTACGGGAAGCACCGGTGTGTTTCAAAACATTTGGAAAACCATTGGTCAAAATATCCATCTCTACAAATCGTACCCACGCATTGTAGGCGAAACGGGCGGTAAAGATTTCATTATGGTGCACAAGAGTGCCGATGCCAAGCAGGTGGCTACAGCCATTGCGCGCGGTGCGTTCGAGTACCAAGGGCAAAAATGTTCGGCTGCTTCGCGATGCTACATCCCTTCTAACCTGTGGGAGGATGTGAAAAAATATTTGTTGGCCGATTTGGCCTCCATGAAAATGGGCGGCACGGAAGATTTTGGAAACTTCATCAATGCCGTGATTGACGAGAAAGCATTTAATTCCATCACTGGCTACATTGAAAAAGCGAGGCAAAACCCAATGAACGAAATTATTTCGGGTGGCAAGTACGACAAATCAAAAGGCTATTTTATTGAGCCAACGGTGGTGCTGACCAAAGACGCTTCGTCATTGACCATGTGCGAAGAAATATTTGGCCCTGTTGTAACCATTTATGTTTATCACGAAGAGAATTTTGAACAAACCTTGGAGCTTGTAGACAGAACATCGCCTTATGCGTTGACCGGGTCGATTCTAGCAAAAGATCGCTACGCGGTAGAAATGGCGACTAAAAAATTGGTTAACTCGGCCGGCAATTTCTATATCAACGATAAACCAACCGGTGCGGTAGTTGGGCAGCAACCTTTTGGTGGCGCAAGGGGAAGCGGCACCAACGACAAGGCCGGGGCAAAAGTAAATTTGCTGCGATGGGTATCCATGCGCACCATTAAAGAAACATTTGTGACGCCTACGGATTATAAATATCCTTTTTTGGAAAAGGAATAA